In Bacillus sp. S3, the sequence GATAACCAGTACAATAGCCTTTAAACCGGGGGTAAGATAAATACTGACAACCGTTACAAGAATCATCCACGGGATCGAGGAAATGACGTCAACCATTCTCATTAAAAAATTGTCAACCTTCCCTCCAAAATAACCGCTAATCGTTCCCACTATCACACCAATACACGTCGAAATCAGCATGGCTAAAATTCCTACCGCCAGGGAAATCCGTCCTCCATATAAGGCACGTGTGAGATAATCTCTGCCAAGTTCATCTGTCCCAAACCAATGCTTTGCATTTGGCCTATCGAGGGCATTCATGACATTTACCTGATCCGGCGGATATGGTGACAAAAAGGCGAATATCGATACCAACATAATAAACACAAGAAAAATGAGGGCAATCGCGGCCGGTTTATTACGTTTGACTTCTTTTTTTAACTGCTCGATTCTTCTATTTTTTTTACCAGCCAATTTCTATTCCCCCATTCCCTTAATTCTTGGGTCAACAATGCTATATAACAGATCCGATACCAAATTACCAATAATAACCAATGTCGAAGATAGGAGCATAATTGCCATAACGACAGGATAATCAAACCCTTGAATCGCTTTGACAAAATAAGTCCCAATTCCCGGCCAGCCAAAAACAGTCTCTGTGACAACAGCGCCTGTTACTAACATCGGCAGGCTCATCCCGACAATCGTAATAATCGGAAGCAGCACATTTCTCAATACATGCTTGAATAAAATCCATGATGAGGCAGCCCCGTATGCCTGTTGCACCATCACATAGTCTTCGGATAACTGACCAATGGTTGAGGAGCGCACATAACGGACCAATTCCGGCATAAATGAGAGAATTAAGACGGTACATGGGAGAACCATGTGACTGAGTAAATCTGCAAAGGAATCTTCGTTCCCAATCGTATGCATACCAAGGATGGGGAAAATATTAAGTTGATACCCAAAAATAAATACAAGAATCATCGCCATCCAGAAGCTAGGAATAGCAATTCCAAATGAACTTAAACCATCAATGATTTTATCCGCCCATTTTCCTTTATTCGCTCCGGCGATGAGGCCAAGGATAATGGATAATATAAGAGCAAGAAGATATGCCGGAAGCACAAGGAGAATGGTATTAGGTATTCTGACTGAAAGATCATTTGTAATGCTTTCATGTGTCACAATGGAGTAGCCCCATTCACCGCTAACTATTCCTTTTACCCAATATAGATACTGAATATAGGCAGGCTGATCTAATCCATAGCTTGCTTTAATCAATTCAATGGTTTCCTTCGACATGTTTGGTGTTGTCATTGCATCAACTGCATCGTATGGAGCTAATTGAATGAGTGTAAAACAAATAACCGAAATAATGAATAACAAAGGAATTGCCTGTAAAAATCGTTTAATACTGTACTTTAACAAAAAGAATTCCACTCCTTACGTTCCCTGCTGCCGAAACAACCAATCAAAAGGAAACCGATACTTTTACCCTATAACTCTCTTATTCTAAATCTTTTATTGCTAATAAATAAAGATAAACAGCGTCCTGTTTATCTTTATCTACTCATGCAACTATTGATATTAATAAGAAAGCTTCGACATATCCTCAAACGTATAAACCGGAACCAAGCCTGCTTCCTCGATTCCTTTGATTCTTGAATCAATCGCAAGAATTCGCTTATTTTCCATTAACGGATAGAATGCTGCATCGTCGATAATCAATTTTTGAATTTCTTCATATATAGCTTTTCGTTTAGCATCGTCTTTCTCTACGCGGCCTTGATTAAACAACTCATCCACTTTTGGATTACTATAATGCATGTAATTGGCTTCTCCATCGGTTACAAACAAGGAATTAAAGGTATCCGGATCAATTCCCATGATGTATCCGCCAAGATACATATCAAAGTCTGTGTGCACACTTTGCATTTTTTGGCTTAGCGCAGTTGCATCCATTCCAACTAGTTCAACTGATACTCCTGCTGCTTTTAAGTTTTGCTGAATAACTGCCGCTTGCTTTTGCTGAATTGGATTATTCGCAATAAAAGCAAGTTTTAATTTCAAGTCAGAAGCCCCTGCTTTAGCTAATTGATCTTTTGCCTTTTTCGTATCAAATTTATGTTTTTCTACATGATCAGTAAAGTAGGTCGCCTTTTTAGGTAAGAAAGAATAGGCAGGTTTTGAAAAATCGGTAGATACATAGCTGGCAATATTGATTTCATCACGATTTAAACCATAAGCAATTGCCTTTCTTACATCTTTTGACTGAACAGCCTTTGAGCTAAGGTTAAAGGCTAAATAGCCAATTCGTCCTTCTTCATATTCTTTCAATGTAATATTATCGTTTCCTTTAAATTTGCTGGCATCTGAAGGCTGAATCACAAGTGCATTGATTTCTCCCTTTTGTAAAGCCATCGTTGCAGTATTTGCATCCATAATAATACGGTAGACAACCTTTGAAATGTTCGGAGCGCCTAGGAAATAGTCATCATTTTTTTCAAATGTAACACTTTCCCCAGCCTTGTATTCTTTCAATTTATATGGTCCAGTACCAACCGGTGTTGCATTTTTTGGACTGTTAGCAATGTTGGTTTCACCCTCGTACACATGCTTCGGCATGATGAAGATATTGCCTAATGCTTCGATTGCTCCCATACTTACCGTTGGCAGTGTGAATTTTACAGTATATTCATCCACTTTTTCCACTTTGACTGGCTGATTGTTGAATATCAGCTGACTTCTAGCCCACCCGCCATTTTCTTCTTTTAACATTTGCTCATACGTGAAAACGACATCATCTGCTGTAAATGGCTGTCCATCATGCCATTTTACGTCTTTTCTTAATTTAGCTGTATAGGTTAAGAAATCATCAGAAGGTGTCATGCTTTCTGCTAAAAAGTACTCGATAGCGTCTTTTCCATTATACATATATAGTGGAGAGTAGACCGTTTTGATTTCCATTAAACCGAAACGATCACCAGTAGTAATGACGTTAACTGCGTTTCCTGGATCCCCGTCAATACCGTAAATAAATGTATCTGGTTTATTGGTTTCTTCAGATTTATTTTTAGTGCTTGCTGTGTCCGAAGATTTTGAAGAACAGCCCGCAAGTACTAAAACCATACTTAGTAAAAGTGCTGCGAAAATTGAAACCTTTTTACGAAACATCTTGTATATCCCCCCAAATAGAAGTTTTATGTAAAAACTAGAGAATAATAGTGACATAGTGTTCTTTAATTCCTACTATTCTTATGTGTTTTACTTTAAGTATTTTACCTGATAAAGTAAGCAGCGTAAATAAAAACATTTCATTACAACTAAATTCGGAAAATTGGGATAACTAACTACAATTCTGCGATGTGCTTCGCAGTCCTAAAGTCTTGAAACAAGCAGACAATTTTACATTCTGAATTGGATAAGATAGGATATTATTGACATAACTTTTAAAATGGAGGTTTTCGAGATGTTTGATGTAGTTATCATTGGTGCCGGTCCTGCAGGCGCAAGTGCAGCCCTATTTACAGCAAAGGCTGGAAAGAAAACTTTGATCATTGATAATGATAAAAGCGTTACCAAGCGTGCTTGGATTGAAAATCATTATGGCGTCTTAGAAATCAGCGGGCCAGATCTTGTAGAGACAGGGAAAAAACAGGCTAGTAAATTTGGCGCTGAAATTGTACAAGCTACTGTTGCAAACGTTAGCAAAACGGACAATGGCTTAAAAGTAGAAACCGATCAAGGTGAATATGAAGCAAATCATGTCATTATGGCAACAGGGATGATGGCCGATCTAGCTGAAAAAGCCGGTCTAACTACTAAGCCTGGCACCGAACCAAGAGTTAAAACCATTCTAGATGTGGATGCAGCAGGAAAAACAAATATAGAAGGAATTTGGGCAGCTGGAACTATCGCGGGAGTAAGCATGCATACCATAGTTACTGCTGGCGACGGCGCGAAGGTAGCCATCAATGTAATCAGTGAAATCAACGGTGAGCGCTACGTTGACCATGATATTTTAAAAGCGTAAAGCCATTCATTTCATTCGGAGGGACTCTATTATGAGTCCCTCTTTTTGTGTTTAATATTTTGCATTGACAAGGCCTATCCTTCCTTTTAAAATTGCTTTATCTCCAAGAGCAATTTTTTACCTTTTTTAGAAAACTAATAGTCAAGGAGGCTTACTCTACCACAATTTATTCGGAAGAAAAGAAGGAGAACTTTATGATTAAAAAAGACAATAATCTTAAGCTTGTTGTTACAGGTATCTTGCTTGCCATTTTAATGTCGGCCATGGATAATACGATTGTCGCGACGGCAATGGGAACCATCGTTTCCGACCTGGGCGGCTTTGACAAATTTATTTGGGTAACTTCAGCTTATATGGTTGCCGTTATGGCCGGTATGCCGATATTCGGTAAACTTTCCGATATGTATGGCCGGAAACGCTTCTTTATTTTCGGATTAGTCGTATTCCTCGCTGGCTCGGCCCTATGCGGAATTGCCCAAACCATTATTCAATTAAGTATCTTCCGTGCCATTCAGGGAATTGGCGGCGGTGCGCTCATGCCGATTGCCTTTACCATCGTATTTGATATTTTTCCGCCTGAAAAACGCGGAAAAATGACGGGCTTACTCGGAGCGGTATTCGGAGCATCAAGTGTATTAGGACCGTTACTAGGCGCCTACATTACAGACTACATTAGCTGGCATTGGATTTTCTATGTAAATGTTCCGATTGGAATCATTTCGCTTATCTTAATTATTCGTTTTTATCATGAATCATTAAGCCATTCCAAGCAGAAAATTGATTGGGTCGGTGCCTTTACGCTTGTTATTTCTGTTGTTAGTTTAATGTTTGCCCTCGAACTCGGCGGTAAAGAATATGCCTGGAGTTCCGCGCAAATTCTTGCTTTGTTTGCAAGCTTCATAATCTTTATTATTGCCTTTTTCATTGCCGAAATAAAGGCTGCCGAACCGATTTTGCCGCTTTGGCTATTTAAGAAAAGACTGTTTGCGACCTCACAAATCCTGGCCTTCCTTTACGGCGGCACCTTTATTATATTAACCGTATTTATCCCGATTTTCGTCCAAGGAGTTTATGGTGGAACAGCTAAAAATGCCGGATTGATTTTGACTCCGATGATGTTAGGATCTGTGGCAGGAAGTTCCGTTGGCGGAATCTTTTTGACCAAGACTTCATATCGCAACCTGATGTTAATTTCGATTGTTTCCTATTGTTTAGGGATGTTTTTCCTTGGCGGCATGACCGTTGACACGGCCCGCTGGCAATTGACGCTTTATATGATTCTTGTCGGCTTCGGGGTAGGCTTTTCATTTTCTTTATTGCCGACTGCATCGATTCATAATTTGGAGCCGCAATACCGGGGAACAGCTAACTCGACCAACTCTTTCCTACGTTCGTTTGGGATGACACTTGGAGTAACGATTTTCGGTACCATCCAGGGCAATGTTTTTCAGGATAAATTAAAGGCGGCATTTTCAGGCATGCAGGGTGCAGGTAATTTTAAGATGGGCGATCCACGCGAGATATTTCAAGCAAGCGAGCGTGCGAAGATTCCGGATTTTATTTTATCAAAAATTGTTCATGCAATGTCCGATTCCATTACCCATGCCTTTATGCTTGCATTGATTCCGATCGTTCTTGCTGCGGTAACAATCTTCTTTATGGGTAATGCCCGGGTTGTCGTTAATAAAAAAGAGTCTGCTAAAAACTAATAAAAATGCACCGGACACACTACGTAGTCCGGTGCATTTTTACTTACGCGTTATGAATATTGCTCTTTGGAAGCACTTTGACTTTAATTTGAGATTCGCTGATTGAACGGCCATATTCGCTGATTGAACATCGAAATTCGCTGATTGAAACCTCAAATTCGCCGATAGACTGCCAAAATTCGCCGATAGAAGATGGAAATTCGCTTGTTATGTGAATGAGTTGTGTCGAAAAAGGTATACTCGGAAAACTTTTTACAAAAATCGATACAATTCGGCAGGAATCCCATACTTCAACTTAGAATTAATTTTTAAAATGAAAGGAGAGATGATTTTGCTTGTAAAAGAAAGGACAAAACCGTTAATACTATTGATTTTAGAGGCTTTACTCCGACGAATTCCAGTAAGTCATAAAAAATACCAATCAATATTGGAAGAAGTTAAGAGAAGACAGGCTGGATACTTAGGAGAGCAATCAATGGATTACTACTATCGCGAACTCCCAGATCAGAAATACAAGATCCTCCACGATTTAAACCTTCCTGATGGTGACTATAACTGTCAAATCGATACCCTGCTTGTAACTCAGGAATTTGCCTTAGCAATTGATGTTAAAAATATAGCCGGTAAGCTAATATTTGATACTGAAAATGAACAGTTTATTCAAATCAATAATGGAATTGAAAAAGGATATCCCTATCCAATTGCTCAAGCAGAAAGGCATCAAAAGTACATACAGAAACTTTTTGCTAAACATCATTTCCCTGCAGTGCCGGTTGAATATTTAGTCGTTATTAGTAATGGATATACGTCATACGTTGTTACTGGGAAAAACGCCTACAAAGTGAAATCAAAGGTTTGTAAAGCCGACGTCTTCTTAAATAAAATTAAGCTTTTAGAAACACAATATTCGAAACCGCTTTTATCCACAAAAGAGCTCCGAAAGTTTTGCCGTCTCCTCTTAAAAATGAATACCTTACCAACAAATTACGTATTGCAAAAGTACGGAATTCAGAAGTCGGATTTATCAACCGGGGTCCATTGCCCGACATCCCCAGACCATTCCCTTATTCGAAAGAAACAAAATTGGTACTGCCCTATTTGTAATACTTTTTCAAAAGATGCGCATATAGAAGCCCTTAAGGATTATTTTTTGCTGATTGATACCACCATAACTAATAAGCAGTTTCGGGAATTTGCTCACTTACAATCAAGTGATACAGCAAAAAGAATATTGCAATCTTGTAACCTTCAATACATTGGGAAGAACAGATTCCGATGCTATACTCCTAAGAGCTTCCCCTGGTGAGTTCCCCAACAATGAAGTAAGGGGTACATATGCAATTCGCTGATTGAACGGCCATATTCGCTGATTGAACACCGAAATTCGCCGATAGAATAAAATAACCTAAACAACAGCTGAAAAACTTGCCTAAAAAAGGCGAAAAAGGACGCCATCATCTGGTGTCCTTTCCCTATAAAATAAAATTCCTAGCGAAAAAGACCGATTTTTTGAAAAAAATTTACGAAGCCAGCATTTTCAAACCTCCAGGTCTTTTCCTTCTTCTACAATATGGAACAAGAGGTGTGCTAAATGATGGATTGGGCCGTAATCCTCGTCCTCTTCATCTGTTTCCTCGCTGAATTCCAGGTCATTTAAGAAAAGGGCCATGAATTCGTAAAAGTCCTTCAGCTGGAAGGAGTAACAGGCAACTGGTTCTTCATTGTCTTCTTCATATTGCAACACCATGTAGGAGATGTCACCATCGACATCTGCCCCATCGAAAAAAACAAAAAAGCCAATATTTGTGTCGAGTTCAAATAAATGTCTCGTTCCGCCTTCGGTTGCTTTATCGAACTCCTCCTGATTGAGTTTTTGAATCTGCATGCTATCGATACGATCCTCTTGATGGAAACCTACTACAAATGATTTCATAATATCCTCCTTAAAATTAACTACACATGTCATTAGGATATCCATTTTCAGGCAGGTTTCATTCGTTTTATCCAAAATTATGGAGCAAATCATTTGTTTTCATTTAATCCTCTTTTAAAAATTTGCCAATAAAGAAACCCCTGACTAAATCAGAGGTTTAAAGGTTGGTATTATACTGGAGGTAAGATTGGATGATCAGTAGTGGAAGCAGCATCTGCTATATTTACAGATGTTTTTGCGCTGCTAGTTCCAGTCACCGGTGATGAGAAAACAAGTAATGTAATCGAAAATAATAGAATCGCGGCCTTTTTCATAATTTCCGAGCTCCTTACGTTATTTTATTTAAATAATAAACTGCTTCAGAGTATTTTTCCTGCTGCGTATAGTAATCTGAAAGCATTTTGTAAAAACGGGTGAGGTCATTAAGGTGTTCATTCGTTTCTTCCAGAAAAGGAATTACTTTTGATTCTAAATATTTGAACGCCTTTCCGGGGGATACCATATGCAATAAATAAAAATCTGCCAGCAATCGATATTTTTTAACGCCAAGCTCCTTCGCACATAAACAAACTACTTGGAAGGACTCCCTCGCTTTATCCGTTGCTTGGAGGGCATATTGAATTTCTCCAATCGAATAAAGAGTGACAAGATAATGCGGATTATTTTTGGGCTGAAGTGCCAGGCTTTTTTCGTAAAAGATCAAAGCCTCTTTTGCATTTTTCTTTTTATTTTGTAAGTAGCCCATATTATGATAAATTTGCGGCAGCAGTCTATCCTCTTTAAGTAGATCTGCATTCCGAATCAAATGCCTGAAGCATTCTTCCGCTTCTTCATAAATATTTGAGTGGGTGTAGTTAATCCCTAGCAGCATTAATGTATGAAGAATTCGATAAAAATTTTGTTCGCTCATAAACAGCTGCAGGGCCATCTTGCCAAAGTGAATCGCATGCCCTGATTGCTCCAGTGCGCTTTTTACAATTGCCCGGTGGTAAAAAAAGTCTGCACTTGGCATATCATGACTTGGTTCACTATATAAAGCATCGAGCAATTCTTCTGCTGCTTTAAAATGTCCCTTCATAATTAAAAATACAGCATTATAGTATCGAAATAAATACTCTTCATGTTGGGAAAAATTTTTCTTTTGTTTAAATAGCAGGTCCCTCTGAATCTCTGCTTCTTTTAAACTACCTTTAAATAATAGGTAGCGGTATTTATATAGTTCATACGTATGGATATATTTAGAGAATGGTATAATATGTTCATGTTCTTGAAGCTTCAGATAAACTTCATCAATCGTGTCCTTTAAATAGTAATTGATCTTTTCTCCAAGCTGACCAATTAAGACCTGAATTAAGTCTTCTTTCTCCTCCATCTGCTCCAAGCTAATTTCTAGTCTTTTTAGTAAAAGCGATACCGTTTCCTCGTTTGCTTCCTTCGAGTTATTTTCTATTTTACTTAAATGCGGGACAGAGCAAATGCCTTTTGCAAGCTCCGTCTGTGTCATTCCTCTTTGTGTCCGATAGAATTTGATCAAGGCTCCGAATTCCATAATGTCACCCGCTTGCCTTTCGTTTTATACTATTTTACTATATCAGCCCCCTTTCTAACAGCTATTTATCTGACTATTTGTAAAAGGTTGAATAGTTCCATCTTAGTAAAAACCATCCGGATTAGGATCCAGATGGCTCTTTTCACTATTTTCCCCTGTCTTTCTCTTGGATTGTAAAATCTTCATCCAAAATGAATATTCTGCTGATGTTTAAACATATTCTGACTTTGCAAGCAAAATAACAAAGAATTATTCGAAAAAAGTTGGGAAAATTTTTGTTTTTTTATAAAATAGGTAACTTTTGATAGGGATTTATTAAAAAAAATAAAGTCGAATTAATCTTTTTTTCTTCAAATTTATGAAATAAGATCTATTTTAAAATCTACGAAAAAAAAAAACCAGCCTAATGAAAGGCTAGTAATCTAGAAATATTTCTTTTTCCAAAAAATAATCGCTGCTAATGTAGATAAGATGCCGCAAATGATTAGAGTAAAAATAAACCCGTGCGGATTATTTTCAAAAGGTAATTCCACGTTCATTCCAAATAGGCTGAACACCATCGTTGGGAAAGATAAAATAATCGTAATCGAAGTTAAAAACTTCATCACAATGTTTAGGTTATTTGAAATGATTGAGGCAAAGGCATTCATCATTCCATTCAAAATGGAACGATAGGTTTCAGCCATCTCAATAGCCTGTGTTTTTTCAATAATGACATCTTCTAATAAGTCTTTGTCTTCTTCATACATTTTTAAATAATTAAAGCGGAGAATTTTATCGAGAACTACTTTATTTGATTTTAGGGAAGTTGTAAAGTAAACCAAAGATTTCTCTAAGGCAAGAAACGCATATAATTCTTTATTTTTCAATGACTGCTGAACGACACGTTCAATTTCATTTGTTTTCTTGTTAATTTGTTTTAAGTAACGAAGATAATACGAAGAAATAACAAACAGAATTTGCAGCGCAAATCGCGTCTTTTTAAAGGTAAAGAACTCTTTCACCCTGTTCAGCTTAAAATCCTCTAATATCGGTGTATCCTTTAAGGAAACGGTAATGATGCAATCTTCCGTTAGAATAATCCCAATTGGAATGGTTTCATAGATCGCAAAGCCCGTTTCATCATGGACAATATACGGAAAGTCGACGATAATATAGACCCTGCCGTCATCCCGTTCAATCCTTGGACGTTCTTCATCATCCAGCGCATCTTTAATAATATCTACATCGACTTGGACATCTGTCGACACTTTATTGATTTCTTCTGGCGTTGGAGCGTACATATTGATCCAGCAGCCTTTTGAAATCACATCAACCTTTTCTAACACTCTTGTTTCAGTGCTTTTATAAATTTCTAACATGGGAAAACCTCCTCACTCACTTTGTTCGAGGAAGCCAACAACCTTTTCTAGAGTTGATATTCAAGATATTCAATTCAATCCATTCAAAGACATTGACTTCCCCTCGCCTACTAGGGTCCGGGTCCACGGAATAACTCAAAAATATCAACTCCCTCATCGTTTTATATCCTATCCTATCATAAACCCTAACGCCGGAAAGTACAAAGGAGTTTTTTTCAGGAATTATTTATGTCATCAGGGAAATAGGGATTTAAATGAATTAATACCTCACGGATATTATCATTTTGATCCATTAGTTCGCGTTTGATCAATTTTGCCAGATCATGCCCCTGCTTGATCGTTTTAAAATGATCAATGGAGATGCGCAAATCAACTAATACATAATGACCATGTTCTCTTGCCCGGATGCGGTCAATCCGCTTTACATCTTGGAACTCCCGCACAACGGAAATGTATTCCGACAAAGTCTCTGTATTAATATTACGCTCAAGTAAGATATCAAATGCCTCTGTCAACATTTCCTTTGCAATTTTAAAAATTAAATAGGCGACAAAGATACTTGCGGCCTTATCCCCATAAAGCAGGAAATGGATATCAAACCTTTCACCAACAATTGATAAAAGGACCCCAATCGCAGCCGCAATGGATGCAACAATATCTGCCTTATGATCATAAGCAATCGCTTCAATCGCCTTACTTTGATTCTCTTTGGCCACCTTCAGGGAACTTCGGTATAAAATAATCTTGGTAACAAACGAAATCAGCGCAACCCACATGGCTAGGAAACTGGGCGATTCCACTTCATGGAAAAAACCGCTAACCCCTTCATAGGCAACATAAATCGCAACAAGCAAGAGCAGAATGCCAATAATTTCTGAAACGATGACCTCTGCTTTTCCATGCCCATATGGATGTTCCTGATCTGCCGGCTTGTTGGCAATTTTTATCACTAACAAAACAATTACGGAGGCGAAAACATCGGCGGCAGAATGAATCCCATCCGCGAAGACCGCATCACTATGCCCATACCAGCCAATAATTACTTTTCCTAACGTTAGAATAATGTTACTGATTACGCTAATCCAGGCTATCTTTTTAGCTAGCTCTTCTCTCATTTCCATTGTTAAACCATCCTTTTGTAAATCTCATGGAGAGTAACATGCTCCAAATACATTCTATTATTCTTGATGATCATCCTTATCTTTTTTCATCATTTCTACTTCTTCGATCACTGAAATTCTGTTTATTTGGTCATGGAGAAAATGGAAGGCTTGATCTAATTCTTCTCTTGTTGGAAATTCATTTTTTTGGTTCATAAAACATCACCTTTCAAATTTATAGGAGTAATTATTTTAAAATAAGATAAAATACCGTTGTAGTACACATATTGAAAAGGAGGATTCTATAATGGACAATAAACGCGCTAATCCAAAAAAGGAACTGGCCGGAAGTTTTTATCATCCAAGTTATTATCAAGAAAAGGACACCCTATCCTCAGGACTTGCTGACACACATGAGCAAGTGAGTGATTCGTACATGGAAGGCGGCATGAATACGGATGGTTCCGCTCAAGGAATAAACCACGAAGAAGTATAAAATTAGTGAAAACAGCTCTCACACCGAAAGCTGTTTTCTTTTTTTTTAATCATTTATCATCATGGTCTACATATGGGTCGTGTTCATAGGCCGGCAAATCCCCGAAACTGGTCATGATTCCTTCTTCGTCTAAGGCATTTTCATACTGCTCGTGCTGTGGATTTGGATAGACCTTAATATTATTTCCATACATATCATTGCCGACAAAATTTTCATAATCCTCGACGTAGCCGATATTTTCATCTGCTTCTACATACATATCCTGAAAATCATCCTGAGGAAAGGCTAAATCTGATGGTGTATCGGATGTTCCCCAGGCTGCCACCGTCTGCCAAGAATCTTCGGAGTCAAACCCGACACTCTCATGCTTTTCATCCATATCAAATTTTCCGAAAGGCGGCATTAATACCCCTTCTTCCACCGGACGATTGTGTGAGGTAATCCGATCCTGACTGTGATCAATACAAAAAGTTGTATTCGGAATGGCCTGTAACCGTTCTAACGGAATCTCCTTTCCACACACATCACATTTCCCATACGTTCCATTTTCCATCGCCTCTAACGCTCGGTTAATATTCC encodes:
- a CDS encoding ABC transporter permease; translated protein: MLKYSIKRFLQAIPLLFIISVICFTLIQLAPYDAVDAMTTPNMSKETIELIKASYGLDQPAYIQYLYWVKGIVSGEWGYSIVTHESITNDLSVRIPNTILLVLPAYLLALILSIILGLIAGANKGKWADKIIDGLSSFGIAIPSFWMAMILVFIFGYQLNIFPILGMHTIGNEDSFADLLSHMVLPCTVLILSFMPELVRYVRSSTIGQLSEDYVMVQQAYGAASSWILFKHVLRNVLLPIITIVGMSLPMLVTGAVVTETVFGWPGIGTYFVKAIQGFDYPVVMAIMLLSSTLVIIGNLVSDLLYSIVDPRIKGMGE
- a CDS encoding MDR family MFS transporter; this encodes MIKKDNNLKLVVTGILLAILMSAMDNTIVATAMGTIVSDLGGFDKFIWVTSAYMVAVMAGMPIFGKLSDMYGRKRFFIFGLVVFLAGSALCGIAQTIIQLSIFRAIQGIGGGALMPIAFTIVFDIFPPEKRGKMTGLLGAVFGASSVLGPLLGAYITDYISWHWIFYVNVPIGIISLILIIRFYHESLSHSKQKIDWVGAFTLVISVVSLMFALELGGKEYAWSSAQILALFASFIIFIIAFFIAEIKAAEPILPLWLFKKRLFATSQILAFLYGGTFIILTVFIPIFVQGVYGGTAKNAGLILTPMMLGSVAGSSVGGIFLTKTSYRNLMLISIVSYCLGMFFLGGMTVDTARWQLTLYMILVGFGVGFSFSLLPTASIHNLEPQYRGTANSTNSFLRSFGMTLGVTIFGTIQGNVFQDKLKAAFSGMQGAGNFKMGDPREIFQASERAKIPDFILSKIVHAMSDSITHAFMLALIPIVLAAVTIFFMGNARVVVNKKESAKN
- a CDS encoding nuclease-related domain-containing protein; amino-acid sequence: MLVKERTKPLILLILEALLRRIPVSHKKYQSILEEVKRRQAGYLGEQSMDYYYRELPDQKYKILHDLNLPDGDYNCQIDTLLVTQEFALAIDVKNIAGKLIFDTENEQFIQINNGIEKGYPYPIAQAERHQKYIQKLFAKHHFPAVPVEYLVVISNGYTSYVVTGKNAYKVKSKVCKADVFLNKIKLLETQYSKPLLSTKELRKFCRLLLKMNTLPTNYVLQKYGIQKSDLSTGVHCPTSPDHSLIRKKQNWYCPICNTFSKDAHIEALKDYFLLIDTTITNKQFREFAHLQSSDTAKRILQSCNLQYIGKNRFRCYTPKSFPW
- a CDS encoding cytosolic protein, translating into MKSFVVGFHQEDRIDSMQIQKLNQEEFDKATEGGTRHLFELDTNIGFFVFFDGADVDGDISYMVLQYEEDNEEPVACYSFQLKDFYEFMALFLNDLEFSEETDEEDEDYGPIHHLAHLLFHIVEEGKDLEV
- a CDS encoding ABC transporter substrate-binding protein is translated as MFRKKVSIFAALLLSMVLVLAGCSSKSSDTASTKNKSEETNKPDTFIYGIDGDPGNAVNVITTGDRFGLMEIKTVYSPLYMYNGKDAIEYFLAESMTPSDDFLTYTAKLRKDVKWHDGQPFTADDVVFTYEQMLKEENGGWARSQLIFNNQPVKVEKVDEYTVKFTLPTVSMGAIEALGNIFIMPKHVYEGETNIANSPKNATPVGTGPYKLKEYKAGESVTFEKNDDYFLGAPNISKVVYRIIMDANTATMALQKGEINALVIQPSDASKFKGNDNITLKEYEEGRIGYLAFNLSSKAVQSKDVRKAIAYGLNRDEINIASYVSTDFSKPAYSFLPKKATYFTDHVEKHKFDTKKAKDQLAKAGASDLKLKLAFIANNPIQQKQAAVIQQNLKAAGVSVELVGMDATALSQKMQSVHTDFDMYLGGYIMGIDPDTFNSLFVTDGEANYMHYSNPKVDELFNQGRVEKDDAKRKAIYEEIQKLIIDDAAFYPLMENKRILAIDSRIKGIEEAGLVPVYTFEDMSKLSY
- a CDS encoding FAD-dependent oxidoreductase gives rise to the protein MFDVVIIGAGPAGASAALFTAKAGKKTLIIDNDKSVTKRAWIENHYGVLEISGPDLVETGKKQASKFGAEIVQATVANVSKTDNGLKVETDQGEYEANHVIMATGMMADLAEKAGLTTKPGTEPRVKTILDVDAAGKTNIEGIWAAGTIAGVSMHTIVTAGDGAKVAINVISEINGERYVDHDILKA
- a CDS encoding ABC transporter permease; amino-acid sequence: MAGKKNRRIEQLKKEVKRNKPAAIALIFLVFIMLVSIFAFLSPYPPDQVNVMNALDRPNAKHWFGTDELGRDYLTRALYGGRISLAVGILAMLISTCIGVIVGTISGYFGGKVDNFLMRMVDVISSIPWMILVTVVSIYLTPGLKAIVLVIGLFTWMSTARLVRAETLSIKEREYVLYAKSSGQSLKKVILKHVIPAVFPTFIVASTVSIANAILMESALSFLGLGIQQPLSSWGSMLQTAQGNLGNAPYMAILPGLLIALTVYSFNKLGDLLRAVIEPKTSGR
- a CDS encoding helix-turn-helix domain-containing protein, yielding MEFGALIKFYRTQRGMTQTELAKGICSVPHLSKIENNSKEANEETVSLLLKRLEISLEQMEEKEDLIQVLIGQLGEKINYYLKDTIDEVYLKLQEHEHIIPFSKYIHTYELYKYRYLLFKGSLKEAEIQRDLLFKQKKNFSQHEEYLFRYYNAVFLIMKGHFKAAEELLDALYSEPSHDMPSADFFYHRAIVKSALEQSGHAIHFGKMALQLFMSEQNFYRILHTLMLLGINYTHSNIYEEAEECFRHLIRNADLLKEDRLLPQIYHNMGYLQNKKKNAKEALIFYEKSLALQPKNNPHYLVTLYSIGEIQYALQATDKARESFQVVCLCAKELGVKKYRLLADFYLLHMVSPGKAFKYLESKVIPFLEETNEHLNDLTRFYKMLSDYYTQQEKYSEAVYYLNKIT